The Nilaparvata lugens isolate BPH chromosome 14, ASM1435652v1, whole genome shotgun sequence DNA segment TATTAACTCTTCTGTCAGCATTAGATTAAATGAGATTAgttgttattatttataaagaattttgacagtttaaagtggatCTTGCTATTATATAACTGCTTCGATATGATATATTCAATGTCAGAAAGCCCAATTTCATTAACAAGTTTTATATATTGAACGTAACGTTGttatataatacaaaatcataccAGTGTAGGCTAGAAATTCGGTCAGTATTTAGCTGTAAAGGTGATTCGTTTGGTCCAAGTTATTTCAGTAAGTTTATAAAATTGTTTATCCCTATACAACCAAGTTATTAAGATGAGTTAACTTACATTTCAAACTCttgttcaattaatatttttatcattttagagTGAGATTAACTTCTAactattattagtattatttgtAATAGACACTACGGTACTCATTCAACCAATGTttagattttgaaaaaaatttaataatattgttcaaaaatGTTCAGAAAAACGTCGGCTCTCAAATATTCGGTTCTTTACTTTAGGAATGtctagttttcgttgttttgaTTGACtgatttgtattttattgattcgATTAATACCTCTTGAATTATTCTTGAAGATCGACTATTTTCCTATGTTTTCATCTACTCTTCCTGGtgtttcatcgaaattgtttaatcatgtaaaaatttcatttttttttgtagaatAATGGAAACAGTTTTACTAATCGGGAGTGGCGGGAGAGAACATGCTATTGCCTGGAAGCTATCACAATCCCCCAAAGTAAGTATGGTGAATTCTAGTTTTATCTTCATAAAatcataaatgttttatttgtttttggaTAAATCTGAcaataaaaccatagagaaatatagcataagaagatatgccatggtataggaccGTTTtattgcaaatgtgagtgttaactgaagccgatagtcctagtagttgtttttggtgaagctatgtgacgctggtagtctctcatactgtgcccttcttacactcttacactcccaacaacacactaataatagacagtagtcgacagtaatcggagaagaaatatggaacataaacgactactgtctattagtgtgttgttgggagtgtaagagtgtaagaagggcacagtatgagagactaccagcgtcacatagcttcaccaaaaacaactactaggactatcggcttcagttaacacaaacatttgcaacaaaaacgacctataccataggatatcttcttgtattatattttctctatgataatactcaatAGAGTTTGAAGTAAATAGAGGTTCAAGATTGACTAGAGTGAGCGTCCCTTCTATAGTTTcatactttatttattcattttattttattttatttatttacaatgaaaaTGACACTTTAAAATCATTACTACAATATAATAGTAAATTCATATGGCTTCTGTTGGTGGGGATTCCCTTGCGGGATGGTTCCACCTCGCTTGAATACATTatttaagccatcaatgggccttatgactgtcatacttcagccgggaccgactatGAAAGTTctatccgataacacgggagtgatctggccaaaaacttttggtgatgagcgggtttgaacccgggatctctgggctgctacgcaagcactctatccactagaccacggatcactccattgAATATAGTGATATAGATGTATCCTTTGCTTTAGTGAGTGAATGCATAAGCCAGCTTACATCATAAATTACAAGAACAAACAAATCTATTAAAATCCAGTAATATATGACTGTATAGCTTTCtgttatatttaattaatttgaattcaaaataaataaatttttattttgttaaacAGGTGTCGAAGATCTTTGTGGCCCCGGGAAACGTTGGAATTTCCAAGTTGAACAAAGTCGAACTGGTTGATCTAAATGTTGATGATAAGGTGAGTTGGTTAAAGTAAAAATccaatgaaatttatttgttcaaatattgTCTGTTGTTGGGaatgtaagagtgtaagaagggcacagtatgagagactaccagcgtcacatggcttcaccaaaaacaacttctaggactatcggcttcagttaacacaaacatttgcaacaaaaacgacctataccataggatatcttcttgtattatattttctctatgataatactcaatAGAGTTTGAAGTAAATAGAGAGTCTTCAAGATTGACTTACGTGAGCGTCCCTTTTATAAGTTcatactttatttattcattttattttatttatttacaatgaaaaTGACACTTTTAAATCATTACTACAATATAATACTAAATTCGTTTGGCTTCTGTTGGTGGGGATTCCCTTGCGGGATGGTTCCACCTCGCTTGAATACATTatttaagccatcaatgggccttatgactgtcatacttcagccgggaccgacaatcgAAAGTtctcatccgataacacgggagtgatctggccaaaaacttttggtgatgagcgggtttgaacccgggatctctgggctgctacgcaagcactctatccactagaccacggatcactccattgAATAaatagaccacggatcactccattgAATAGATGTATCCTTTGCTTTAGTGAGTGAATGCATAAGCCAGCTTACATAATAAATTACAAGAACAAACAAATCTATTAAAATCCAGTAATATATGACTGTATAGCTTTCTgttgtatttaatttgaattcaaaataaataaatttttattttgttaaacAGGTGTCGAAGATCTTTGTGGCCCCGGGAAACGTTGGAATTTCCAAGTTGAACAAAGTCGAACTGGTTGATCTAAATGTTGATGATAAGGTGAGTTGGTTAAAGTAAAAAtctaatgaaatttatttgttcaaatattgttgtaaatgtgcttcTGTAATTAACACTACAAAGTCTACATTCgtgaacaagataaaaataaatacatcaattttGAACGTTCATCACAAAACTATAACTCGTTATCTTTTCTTCAACAGTTGGCTGCCAGTCACATTGGCAACCGTGATCACATGATATTTATCCATGTTGGGATAGCCTACATCACTATCCCCCCCCCCCCCTTAGGGATGTTTGTCTCCAATATCCAGATTTCCATGATAATGTGTACAACCTAACCTTTGGTTTGGTTCTTCATTCAGTTTTCTTAATCCTGTACACTACATAATTTATCCTCTTCACAATGTAGTATTGATCTTCCCTTGCTCTTTCTAATTTTGAGCaaacattttcttgaaattattgtttttgaagggacggattcaggGATCCAAatgttcaaagaaccccacacgtcaaccgaagcttattgtgttcccaagtagtatgttagttaggcaaaccaatacctgtgttctttacaagaaccaggatggagtttttccctatactaacatcccattcatcacccgtttgc contains these protein-coding regions:
- the LOC120354234 gene encoding phosphoribosylamine--glycine ligase-like is translated as METVLLIGSGGREHAIAWKLSQSPKVSKIFVAPGNVGISKLNKVELVDLNVDDKVSWLK